tggcgactgcatctttcaacacgatcgagcacttgttcataatgcactgcctgtggtggagtggttacacgacaataacatccctttaatggactggcctgcaccgagtcctgacctgaatcctatagaacacatttgtgatgttttggaacgctgacttcgtgcaagacctcaccgaccgacattgatacccctcctcagtgcagcagtccttgAAGAATggtcttccattccccaagaatccttccagcccctgactgaacgtatgcctgcgagagtggaagctgtcatcaaggctaagagtggaccaacaccatactgaattccagcattaccgatggggggcaccaagaacttgtaagtcattttcagccaggttttaggatacttttgaccacatagtgtactaAAAATTTTGTAAGCGGATTTCAGTGAAGAAAATCTGACTGAGCTCCTTCATAATACCCTGTAATATTAATTCTGTTATTATAAACTTGTCCGCGTCATTCACTGATAGGAATTGGATGTCGGTAGAATTGTGTATGTATTAGCAACTCTcgttttctgattataatttacAAATTCCAAAATCTATTCATTTGTTTCATACttatgaatttccttcttgaaTTAAATATAACGCAGGATGAACGTCGTTTGTTCAATACGACTTTAATCAGATGTTGATTAACATTAATTGAATAATACCTCTCATTTTCGGATCCAAGATAGCACCTCTGACGTGATGGgcacaactagaaataaattcattctgaataTTACTTGACACGTTAAGTATTTGTAAACGCTTTTCAGATTCATATCGGTCTCTGACCTGGCTAATGCATTTTGCTAGAACTGGAGCATAGTTACTCAAGAGCTCCAATATTCCTGGGAAATATTCATTATTTGGATCTCTAATTTTCTGAACAGTACGTTTGAAGGTCAAACCTTTTTGACCAAGAGGTATCAGGTCTTATGAGAGTACCAATGTAAGTTGGTATTCTACGGacgaacaacagaagaaaattaacttTTTGCTTCCGAGCATCAGCGCGGCCGATGTACATCTTTATGGTCATTTCATTTCTTAACTTTTACGATTTTTCTAGGACAACTACATAATAAATATGCAGtgctttattttgtgtttattcttACACGCAAAATACTTTTTGCATACTTGTTTTTCGAGTAAAATCACCATCTGATGGAATCAGTAGTGCCTATCCTCGAATATTGTTAGCAAACCTACCAAAGTATAACGACGTTTCACAGCTGTTGCTGTGTACATTTGTTGGGGAAAAGTTTTGATAAGATTTCCAACAACATTTAAAGAAAGCTCATTTTCGAATCCATCACAAGGTGATTTTAGTGCACgatcccaaaaggaaatattgtgcATTCAAGATTAAAGAAGAAATATAATTGTATACAtctggctgtatgactcataaaacTGAAGTGGAAAGTCAGAGAGCTAGATTGGTTATGCTGGTGCAATGGTCTTTTCTTTATAATGTGATACCAAAATTATTTTACAATAGCAGTCTGATATTCGCCAATTACGCTGTGGAATCCGAACCCTTGTTGGGACTCCCATGAGGCTTGAgccaccaccacctaaagagaaggccgcggcgcgctcttgtgacgtcacgcaaagcgggccagggttggcttggcgctgcgcgTAAGGATTCgagacgcacggcctgcaaatctttgtcaaacggttttacagaacctgttccgtaaaaaataattaatttctgaaatacttctagatttatatggcagcttcatgatgaagtgccaatcatttcgataatggtcataactattgtggtatttcacagatgagtatcaaatttgagaatgttgccatcaaaaatagggggcgctatgaatttgtgtttgatccatattatacattctattgctgtgtgtgaaatacagatgaggtttggaaattttcgtaaaactttgTATCAATATCTGCTTCCAATCTCGAAAAAATTGAGCATCTGCAGCAACTTTACTTCCGATCGCAACGcgcgggaatgaaatattcataacgcctctcatatctcgcaaaccgctggagataacgaaacgagatcttggcaaatgataccacgcaaagaggagagtactttgccgTTTGCcgtacggttaaaatacgtaactTTATCAATCGCGATATAGCAGAAGCTATAGTTTATAATTCTTTTTACCGGTAACGTAATTGCTTAAGACTTATCAATAGCCAGTGAAAACGTACGAGtgcgggatgtaaataatattgcgatatacatgataaaacaaggtacatttgtgaaaaatgcactgtgattttctggaccagacgactattatttacactcacttgaaaaattctgcactaatacagtgtataatattaaattcctctatcttcagtatcctaaataaatattctgtaactgtttatagagcgccctcaggaaagctgagtacTTTCCCGaagcaaacaatcacttttaactcacctttcctcaaaaagaaaaacaattatgcgttgttattgtaatgtaaattttctttcctgtaaaaatatggcaGATTTTGAGCATGTAAGGAGCCGCGGGCAGGTGTTGACTTTCTCACAAAAGTTGCAAAGAACTTTACAAGCCTGATTGACAATACTCTGCAGATAAAAGAATTAGCAACATATGtttaagtgaaattttagatgTATTCCTGACCATAATGGTCAGCTGTTCAAAATGTATGCTGTAAGCCCTGCAAACAACAGTAGTTTTATCAACAGGACCTTTATATAAGTCAACAGTGAAAATCTACAAACCTacagcagacatttgcagcagttggaatgagacaatgtgtcacgctaaaaatgtcaataataaATTAACCTACTTCtagattaatttgttccattgtttgaagctgtattttGTAATAGAATTTCATTAAGTGTCTACCTATGTGACGGCAGGAGACAGTGACTCATTAAGGGAATCAAGCtatactgtatttaaaaaaaaagggggggggggaatgctgtATACAATACTAAGAATTGTATTAAACTCCAGAACAAGGGATACTACAATTCACATTTGCACTTTAGTAACTCCAGGGATAGATCAGaaatcactgctggtgactacAGCAAGTTAAATTCTTTGTAATATGTAGACAGATTAATGTAACATGAGAACGGTAGTACTCAGCATgcttaaaataatgtaattattaatagtttatgttaatgTAGGATTATAAAACACTAGAAGTAATGAACTATAATTTATTTAAGTCAGTCATATGTACATCTACTTCCTGAAAATGCTGTTACAAAATCCAGGGCACAACATGGTTCCATTACAGAAATAGATCACGATTTCCATCTTAAAAGGCAGCAAGCCTTTTCTACTTTCATAATGATTGATTAGTTGTACACATTTGATatattgtattttgtgaaaaatgacaGTTGCAAAACATGTCAGATGCATATAACAGGTTACATTACCAGTCTTACTgtctataaaatttaataattctgaCTAACAATGACTTATGTTGCTGACAAAAGTATTAACTCAGACAGATTAAGAGAGCAACAAACATTTGTTGGAATGTATGTACCATGATACAAAGGTGTACTGGGATGAGGCCCTGCTGAAGGACATTCAACGAAGTGAAAATGTAGCTAGTCGTTGGAAACTAATAAGTAATGGTAATACTGAGTACGACAACATATCAGACCAACCTCACATTACAGTTTAATACCTGATCCACAACTGAAAGAACTCTTTTATATTGTTACTGCACAGCTATGCAACATTTGTTGAAAACCCTGCCATAAGCTAGAAGTAGGCCAATTTCCTTGTAATGAACTTAAGTGTAAACAAAAAAAGGACAACataaatcaaaactgtaacaattttacaCTGATTCCAAATTAAACTGAATGGTGTAGGATATAATGTCCTacacattcaaataaaatgcaGCAACATGACACTCCTTAATGTTTGTAAGGATACTCTCCCTCTATATAGGTGGGAAGAACTTTTCGTTAATTACTATATAAACACCACCTTTCACATTATTCCTTTCAGAATAAACTGTTTCAATTAAACTGACTGTGTGGAACACCGAAGCTATATTTTAATGCTGTGAAGTGATTTTCTGTAACACAAGATTCTACAGCTACTGGCAGAAACAGTTCAagaacacacttttcactcactaccaaagtgtgtgctgttatgaaattttCTAGCATATTAAACACATGCGCGGTCCAAGTCTGACACACAGCGTCACACTACCAAGGGGtttcataagtaaaaaaaaaaaaaaaaaaaaaaaaaaaaaaaaaaaaaaaaaaaaaaccacacacacacacacacacacacacacacacacacacacacacacacacacacagtaagatTAGTAACAAATAAAGGGTCACAGTCTGGATGAGATGCAAATTTGGGAATGGAGACCAACTACTATGTCTGATATTAAACTATTCCAAACTGAGTGGAATAAGCAACTACTAGAATGTAATTATGtctcagtaaaataatatatgcaaagcAGTAGCTAACTGTTACCCATATGCAACAATACTGACAGCTTGTATCAAAATTTAGATAAACAGCTGTTATGAGAAGTAACTACATTAAGAAACACCCTGGTGCCATTCTGATTCAGGAAAATGGGAGAAATCCATTTTTGGCTTTCCCTTTTGTAGTATtgtaatattctactgtaagttttatatgtctgcatgccaaaataatagcctctaattacatacatagttataatgaattacatgaggtttaatacagaattactttaacagatttcttcttgttgggcagcacaggctcaacaaattgaaaggaagatgtaaatatttctgcacagaatagctgaaagacataaaaactttactaGGAAAAATTGGCCCAGTTTCAACCTTAGGCCAGTATCAGGTGCACACATGTATGTgtacacaaactgataaaattttacaatgatgagATTGAAACTAGCCATTAGTGCAGGACAAAGTATTTACTTCAGCTGAACAGTGTGCATGGAAACATTTGTGACCTTCTGACATTTGAAACTGGTGGAAGTAAATTTTCCAAAACTTACAGGCTATATGGACCAAATGACTATTAGTGTGCATTCAGTTgaaggtactacaccaatatggGTTATGGAACCTGCCTCTGCTTTCAGTGGACCAAATACAGTGTAACTGAAAGTGTGAGACATAATAGAAATTTCGTGTGACACATGATAAATGTCCTAACATGTAAACTGTAGGCAAATTAAAATGTGCTAAGCTTCCGTTTCTTAAAAGAAGCAGTAAAGGTGTCATTCTTTttcttaatgtaattatttaataatgcgttggtggatgctttgactaacaatttcagtattttatctgccgaatgaccattactgcaaataaagtctgttaagaagaaacttttcttctgaacagcatttatggttatattttgaacaagcaccctttgactgttgcatgacaaaaaatttttttcattaggggcagatattaatttctgtacagtaatgtaattgtaaataacaacattcacaacatcaggctgagggaaaaacagaccacccctGTCCAAATTTTTGATTAAACTAAGGTGTTGTTCACCATGCAGACACATTTCTTTGTCTAAGAGAAGGTATTTGCTGCACACCTCACACTGCTGTTTCTTCAGTACACTGCGAACACAATACCCTGCtaaatatgttaatattggaaGGTATGTTTCTGCCTGCCTGAAATCTTCCTCCAAATACATAATGTCAACCATAAACTCAGAGTCTGTTTGTATAGTCTCTTTTGCGTCATCATTACAATTAAAGATGAACCCTTCTGCAACAGGCAGTTTACCAAAAGTACTTGAATTCAACATGAGTGGTAACATGTTCTGCATCCTCATCTTTGCTTCCACTTCAAAAATCTGTCTCACAGATATGAGATACTGAGAGCCAGCCATTGATCGGTAACTGCTAAACCTTGCTTCCAGAGAATCAGTTTGAATTTTTCCAGGCAAAAAATAAGTGAAACCGAGCTCTTTAGTACAGTACCTTGCCATCTCAATCAAACCATAGGTTGTGTGTGTCAGAGCTATATGTGTATCTTTTGAAAGGGTATTATTTTTCAGGCCTAAGTCCTTCCACTTATCGAGCCACACAAGAAACTTctccaaaaaaactaatttttcatcattattacttaaAGACAGAGGGCACTGGAAGAGATCATTTAGTCGAACACCTTTgtgaactgtcttaacatttacaattttccaccatgtaagtataattttaataaattctgcagTGGTCTGGTAATGTAACAAGTTTTTCTGTTCTCCTACAGTTGAAATGGCTTCAGCTGTATGTTCATTGAATACCTGTAAAACAAGGCTCACAttctgtttctcaagtgaagatggataaagagacttcaaagaaagaccataagAGTGCTTAAGTAGACCATTACATTCAATCTTATGAAGCTGCCTCAGTGCTTCAAAAGATGCCATTAACACCTGACTATCATCACTGCTTCCATCAAATTGTGGATATTTGAGCAAAACTTGAGAGTCCTTTTGATTAACCCAATTATTATGTATACACCTTAGGATGTGGACAGAATCAATTATAAAAAATAGTGGCTGAGTTGGATTAGCTGGATGTGGGTAAACTATACTGAGTTTTGGAGGTGAGCTAAAAAGTGCCATAGATTTCCTATTTATAGCATTGTTGTCACTAACTACACAAATAACTTTGAAACCAATGTCATGAAGgccacataatattttcttcacatacaaaaataactgttcAGCTATTAGGTTTCTAACTGGAAGGACATGCACtacttctttaaaagaagacagcaatgattgtatcataaagacatatgctgtagtagcagccttgtcactatcaaatgctgcccccacaatgtttcctcccttgtaatcaaaataaggtttaatatgaatttcatccatcattaaagaaatggtacaatcactttcctgcaaagatttaaatctttccttaatatacaggagcatagcaccttcattttgttcattatgaggaccattagtatatgaggaacatattttctgtaaagttcttggatgaggaagaataagattgccagatgacctcaaaaatttataggcatgaggggagatagaatgcaggatacaacaaaatacagaaaagtgaggattaaacctatagttttcctcacagctacatagcaacttaacttgctcacttaagaattgaatttgtttctgtttttcttcatctacagaactgcacatgtcatttaaaatgtcctgtataagaaggcactggctttttaatgaattttcttttgcactgactaattccttcactttgtctaataCTGTAAACAAATCATTCATATTTGAAAGTTTGTGTGGTATTTTTCTACTGCCTATCTTTCTTATCTCAGTGTTACTTCGATAGGCAGACAACTGCAAATCATTTGTCACTACAACAGATACAGACACAGATGGAGCAGGcaatacagtaagcaatagaaaTAGGACACAGTCACTTCTCCTAACAATGGTCCATTCACTAGGAATGGTTTCTCTTTCTAGGCactgcagaaatgcttcaaaagtagaaaataacttCCTCGAATCATACTCTGTTTTGGTTACTATACTGTCTTTAATTGCTTGTAGAAGATGTTCATTGTCCAATCTAGCTCTCCTTTCCTCTGCACTTTCTCGAGAGCTGGTAGATGGAGTAGACAAATAGCTTGGGCAGCCTGGTAACACTGATGGGACAGCACCCTCTCTAAGCCTTGGTCTTGAAAGCTTGACAGTAAGCTTTGTGCCTTTCACTTCATCATAACATTCCGTATGCCGGCAGATGTCAGATTCGGTGAAATGAAGTTCACAAACCTAAAACAAAGTAGTGTGAGTCAGTACAATATACAGCATGATCTAGAGttgtgtgtctgtatgtgaaagtaaaaaacactggattctcattcattttccaccaatataagcttgacaggtcacaccttagtggaagtacacaaattatttaggcCTAACAGCAATATACCATGTTCTACAACAACATGCATATTCcattttaatattctttttttaATTAGTACTATAAGCACTAGGAGCATACCTCACAAGGCATCAGTAAATGATGAATATACCTGTGAACTGCTTGTTTTACAGCAGTGCTGTGATATTTACGGAACTATAAGAGTGAAGTTCATATTATGGATtaagtggcaccaaatttcagtaatctgttggattctgcatgttaacatagcaattattttataattttgactttacagtttcttcattgtcgtggtataagagatatcaacagctgcagaatactatttCACTGTGGGTGTTTTTATGCCagcacatattaaaactgtgtcattGCAGGTAACACTGAATGAGGATCTTGATATATGCCtagcacaaatttcatgtttggatagaacaacaactccaaagcaaacgcatgccaaacacaaaataaagttgaacagatgccaacataaatgacacacCTTAGTAAGACAGTCATGACCATCCAACTGGAAGTATGTTAAGACGATATCAACTAAACATTCCGTCCCAAGCTGTGCTGTATGAACTAAATGACACTTGTCATTTCAATTAACCatctgaaacatttaaaatacCGGACGGATTAAGTAACTGGATGCGTTATTAACGAGAATGTCGTTATATGAGGCGGCTCAAGTGATACAGAACGCCATTGAAATCTGTTTGTGAAGACACCTATTCTGCATCGTAacctgaagttaggttaggttgaaagataaTTATTTGTTCGTGGGTTGGCGAATGTCTAACAGGAAAAACTAACACACAGAAAAACAACACATATATGCTTCATACAGAGAGATCgctttttaaacatgaaaacagcagtttcaacattcgttagcactcatgctaactaatgcgagagtgaaaaacaacacccactcacaaatagagaataaaacgtatcggtaatgcgtaacaaaatacgaactgcagagaaacttaaacacgaataaaaagtaacacgagtcacaaatttatatttcgttttcaaaacCAAAATAAAGCCACTTGAAAACGAATACTAGGCCTATTTACTGCTAgcttttgctcacaattttagtcaaatgtatccaaaatgcaagatattctaccagaaaaaaaataataattgtactaggaatatagtttttacataccttcgtgtgctcagtgggttggaaattgtcccgatgaatcgctgaaagccatttccaacgcagattcgcatctttcggaaaggaaaacaacattacttTCGGTCCAGTTCCGTAATTCCCACGACACCTTGGCACACAACATTTGTAAACCATGTTCACAGCAGCTTCACTACACGTAAACTCTGTAATCGCTAGTTTAAAGCACGAATACAGCACTCGATCCAACAAACGTGTAGATAAACGCTTCGAAACACAACATGGTGGCCCGCTTGGAGTGACGTCACGACCTGCTATGAATTTCGCGCCGCggccttgtctctaggtggtggtgCTTGAGCCCCGGTGAGTTTGCCCCCCTACCCCCTCTCGTCAGCCCTGTAGGCTACAGATGTGGCTGTGTCTGGCACGCAATAAAGAAACCAGCCGCTGTAACACCAGAGAGAAATGAATCTGGACCAGAATATTATATattattctttctcttctttctgccatGCGGCGTTTCACGAATCTAAGTTTCCCTCTCCTTCTATCCTACCAGTCGTCTTCTTGCATGGCCGTGTCCTGCATCGTATGCCCCACTCCCGCGTTCCAATGTAGCCGCGGTCTTCCTCTTTTTCTGTTTCGTAGACATCTCCAGTGCCGTATTTTAGAGGGTCATCTTTCTTCAGGCACTGTCGTACCATTTCCATACCATGTTAGCCTTTTATTTTCAATTCTGCCTACAGTATCTGTCGTAGCTCCCATCTGTTATAGCAGCACtccatttcttattttgtctcttcttgttacTTCGTAACTTCGTCTTCAAAACTCCATTTACAtttcctttaatttcttctcatCGGCCCTGGAGACTTAACACAACACAGCACCATACAGAGCAATACTCTCAACTATGGTTTCGTGTATCCTCGTTTTCAAATTCTTTGACATCGTTTTATTCCAGACAATGGAATGTAACTGCTTAATTGCCACCTTTCCCTGTCCTATTCTGTGCTTTATTTCCTCGTTGCTTCCATCTTTATCCGAAATAACTGTCCCTAAATATTTATATAAACGGCTATACTTTACTATAGAGCCATTACCCATAGCAAGATCCCTTTGTATATCTCCGACAACCAAGTGTTCAGTATTTGTAAAGTTATTTTCATGTCCCACTGCTCATATTCTTCTTTAAACTTCCTTAACTTCTATGACACATCCTTTCCTTTCTTCGCGAATACTAAAAAATCATGTATTAACTTGGCCCCAATTAGTACGTTAACCATTATGAAATAATATTATTATGGCAGTGATATGTTGCTGCGTCAAGCAGTTACTTGCCGACTAAGTTCACAAAGTTTAGCCCCCGTGATGTGTTGGGTTAACAATGcataccaaaaataaaaatattaatgaggAACCCAACAAGTTCTGTCTTCTAAGAAGTCCTACATTAAGTAGCACATCTGCCCCGAAATTCCATAAACTCGTATAGCGTTATCTAAGCGACGACGCGGACCCTGTATCGAATGACTCCAACATTCAAAGAATACGGTAAAAAGTTTTTGCGCCGTTACCCATCGTCATCTGAATCTCATGGACTAGCAAAAGGCCATAGTTTCACAAGAACAACGTTCAGTGGTACACAGGGAATTTTCACTCTCCAAAACGTCATAGTACGAGGGGCGTCAAcaagtgatgtaacagattctatTTCTCAGCAAATTTCGCTTGAAAAAACgcggaattttttgtggaacatagtgaaaaattcccacttcagcgCCTGTAGTCtgatgaagttccgataggcggcGGCGGTGTAAGTTGCCttgaaaatgacgtctgtaacggatgtactttccaagcagagggctgtcattgagttatcgcaaatattcataagcgcttgcaaaatgtctatggGAATCTGGCAGTGCATAAAAGAACTGTGAGTCATTGGGCGGGTAGTCTGTCATCATAGCTACAATCtcgcgcaaacctatccgatctcctgcgtgccggcctgccgcactcagctgtgactcctgcaatgttagaacgtgcggacactctcattcgaggtgatgggtCACAATGGAACACCTCAGTTCCAAATGCACATctctgacacactcgtccaacagTGGGATACTCAAAAGGGCGTCCATGCTGGGTTCCtcccgcctaacagaagactaccCTACAACCCGAATCCTGCATCTtgcgactttcatctgtttggtccatTGAATTGGATGATGAGGAcattattgatgcagaaagacgttggctctgacgtcgaccagtacagtggtacaaTGCGGACATAAAAGACCTCCCAGTAAGATGGGATAACGCCATCGCACGGAAcagaaattgtgttaataatagtagtagtagctttattcatccgtagatctctttttacagggatataggacatgtcaaagtatttacaaatttacatcaatttaaaatcagctaattcgtatacacatatatttacagacttctagttagagacaatcattagatttactcctggtatacaatacttttttttacaagtaacaatgccacattgttcactcatatctatcagtcactgcacacactatacatacattgtttcataacacttcaatcactacacgcacacacacacacacacacacacacacacacacacacacacacacactctctctctctctctctctctctctctctctctcacacacacacacacacacactggtgatgtctgggccattttctgtaccgcaacttcccatttgctatcctgaaaaactgagtgagGATCCCTTCATAGTGAGtgacatgttgagctcagaaagaggaggaggtgttagtattgtgctatgcatagcttgggggtaagtatttctagaaaggaaaaaaacaaaggaagaaaatataaagtgaaggtgttatatggaatgttggatgttttataatcattattattgttatatatttgtataaaattttttatcaaaccgctactctgttttagctaagtaatccttcaatgtataaaatgtattgcataataggtactttttagctgcctttttaaatacgtGTATTTTGGCAATtgctttaatctcttttggtaatttattgtacagttttattccttggtagaaaatgctgttttgagttttatgttattttttcttggtaaatgtaagttgagtctatctcttgttgcatggtcatggacagagctgtttgtgcagtaattatgtatgttatttttgatgtgtataactgactggtaaatgtattcacatggagcagttaaaatccacggtgctctgaacagatctttacaatgagctcgactagtatttttggttattattcttatggctcttttctggagtttgaaaattgtgttcatattttgtgcatttgttccccaaaaaagaattccatagctaagaattgagtgtacatatgaataatatgtaactaaaaaaaACTGCCTCTTACAcaatga
This DNA window, taken from Schistocerca piceifrons isolate TAMUIC-IGC-003096 chromosome 4, iqSchPice1.1, whole genome shotgun sequence, encodes the following:
- the LOC124796100 gene encoding uncharacterized protein LOC124796100, whose product is MVYKCCVPRCRGNYGTGPKVMLFSFPKDANLRWKWLSAIHRDNFQPTEHTKVCELHFTESDICRHTECYDEVKGTKLTVKLSRPRLREGAVPSVLPGCPSYLSTPSTSSRESAEERRARLDNEHLLQAIKDSIVTKTEYDSRKLFSTFEAFLQCLERETIPSEWTIVRRSDCVLFLLLTVLPAPSVSVSVVVTNDLQLSAYRSNTEIRKIGSRKIPHKLSNMNDLFTVLDKVKELVSAKENSLKSQCLLIQDILNDMCSSVDEEKQKQIQFLTTNHPIASRYRDTSGSDDGFTGHLRIGALFSSQRPPPVGPRTGDPSSCYGYRRGRHVALKA